The Amphiura filiformis chromosome 12, Afil_fr2py, whole genome shotgun sequence genome includes a region encoding these proteins:
- the LOC140165913 gene encoding uncharacterized protein — translation MQRKAKRGRRSSVRVPKQKINEAETNSASCVTETLPPESSSNRLSDGKGDTTKGKKERRSSVIVPKQNINEAETKDDTAKGKKGRRSSVRFPKQNINEAETSFASCVTETLSPESKNQDQGLKDAESASNRLSEGKGEPTKSKKGRRSSVRVPKQNINESETKLDTERGKKGRRSSVRVPKQNINEAGTSSLSCVPETLPPESKESAHTETDQDRSLKDAESTSKSEGKCDTTKGKKGRKLSVRVPKQSINEAGTSSASCVAQTLPPDSKESAPKETDQLADIPLQTTTKKRRRRLMSTQCQPSEELIIPSQSTTKKTQTILGDDPYMFLTLGEEEDSKGKKKESTGRQKMLSSSRKRKKLISSSESENEPPKGSQQNVSTQSSNITLIPTSRRSLEEFKEQPSTKKKTRPASQAKRRKTSALREVNSSSAGSDEDVDVSRGSVSSRKGKRQTGSRSRNGSKLETSTDNDSADSTLGTTKPKKRVRLASESVCKSKKGKPTLVMTSMHATDQELVLSIAKSLKHFKVIDTVSDSTTHVVCGDHRRTLNVLSGIARGCWLLSMEWVLNSVEAGHWLPEEPYEVHDHFPAGQISRLERLKAGDTYKQDLFAPPGSIYITDNASPPKERLVELVQLCGGQVAGTLGDATLCVGNVKKKMKDTPVVAELWVLDCITQHCQLPLEPYYLDG, via the exons ATGCAGCGAAAAGCAAAAAGGGGTCGCAGGTCATCTGTAAGAGTTCCGAAACAAAAGATTAATGAAGCTGAAACAAATTCTGCATCTTGCGTTACTGAGACACTCCCTCCGGAATCATCCTCAAATAGATTAAGTGATGGAAAAGGGGACACAACAAAAGGCAAAAAGGAACGCAGGTCATCTGTTATTgttccaaaacaaaacattaatgaaGCAGAAACAAAAGATGACACAGCAAAAGGTAAAAAGGGACGAAGGTCATCTGTtagatttccaaaacaaaacattaatgaaGCAGAAACAAGTTTTGCATCTTGTGTTACTGAGACACTCTCTCCTGAATCAAAGAATCAAGATCAGGGTTTAAAAGATGCAGAATCGGCATCCAATAGATTAAGTGAAGGAAAAGGTGAACCAACGAAAAGCAAAAAGGGACGCAGGTCATCTGTAAGAgttccaaaacaaaacattaatgaaTCAGAAACAAAACTTGACACAGAGAGAGGCAAAAAGGGACGCAGGTCATCTGTAAGAgttccaaaacaaaacattaatgaaGCAGGAACAAGTTCTTTATCTTGTGTTCCTGAGACACTCCCTCCTGAATCAAAGGAATCTGCTCATACAGAGACTGATCAAGATCGGAGTTTAAAAGATGCAGAATCAACTTCCAAAAGTGAAGGAAAATGTGACACAACGAAAGGCAAAAAGGGACGCAAGTTATCTGTAAGAGTTCCAAAACAAAGCATTAATGAAGCAGGAACAAGTTCTGCATCTTGTGTTGCTCAGACACTCCCTCCTGATTCCAAGGAATCTGCTCCAAAGGAGACTGATCAGTTAGCTGACATTCCGCTTCAAACTACAACAAAAAAGAGGCGGCGAAGGTTAATGTCAACTCAGTGCCAACCATCTGAAGAACTCATCATTCCGTCACAGTCTACCACCAAGAAAACACAAACCATACTAGGTGATGATCCGTATATGTTTCTTACGCTTGGAGAAGAGGAAGACTCTAAAGGGAAGAAGAAAGAGAGCACTGGTAGACAAAAGATGTTGTCATCATCTAGGAAGagaaagaaattaatttcgtcaTCGGAATCTGAAAATGAGCCTCCTAAAG GTTCGCAGCAAAATGTCTCAACCCAGAGTAGCAACATCACCCTCATCCCAACCAGTCGCAGGAGTCTGGAGGAATTCAAAGAGCAACCTTCCACTAAGAAGAAAACACGACCAGCATCGCAAGCAAAGAGGCGCAAGACAAGCGCCCTCAGGGAAGTCAATTCTTCATCGGCGGGCAGCGATGAGGATGTTGATGTGAGTCGTGGTAGCGTGTCCAGCAGGAAAGGAAAGCGACAAACAGGCAGCAGGTCAAGAAATGGCTCAAAGCTAGAAACAAGTACAGATAATGATAGTGCTG ATTCAACTTTGGGCACAACAAAACCAAAGAAAAGGGTGAGACTAGCAAGTGAGAGTGTGTGCAAATCAAAGAAG GGAAAGCCTACGCTGGTTATGACAAGCATGCATGCAAC AGATCAAGAGTTAGTGTTGTCTATAGCAAAGTCGTTGAAGCATTTTAAGGTGATAGACACCGTGTCTGACAGTACCACCCATGTAGTATGTGGAGATCATAGAAGAACATTAAATGTACTGTCTGGCATCGCTAGAGGCTGCTGGCTACTTTCTATGGAATGG GTGCTGAACTCAGTAGAAGCTGGCCATTGGCTTCCAGAAGAACCATATGAAGTGCATGATCACTTCCCAGCAGGACag ATTTCTCGCCTAGAACGTCTCAAAGCTGGTGATACCTACAAGCAGGACCTGTTTGCACCTCCAGGATCCATCTATATCACCGATAACGCCTCTCCTCCCAAGGAACGTCTGGTAGAACTGGTCCAACTTTGTGGCGGCCAAGTGGCCGGCACACTGGGTGATGCTACATTGTGTGTGGGCAATGTCAAAAAGAAGATGAAAGATACACCTGTTGTTGCTGAGCTGTGGGTGCTAG ATTGCATCACTCAACACTGCCAACTACCCCTTGAGCCTTATTACCTTGATGGCTAA